The following nucleotide sequence is from Deinococcus aerius.
GGTGGGGAACGTGCCCATCGGGAGTGCCCACCCCATCGTCGTGCAGTCCATGACGAACACCGACACCGCCGACGCGGAGGCCACCGCCATCCAGGTCGCCCAGCTCGCCCGCGCCGGGTCCGAGGTCGTGCGGGTGACCGTGAACACCCGCGAGGCCGCCGCCGCCCTCCCCGAGATCGTCGCCCGACTGCATGAGGTCGGCATCGACGTGCCCATCGTGGGTGACTTCCACTACAACGGCCACATCCTGCTGCGCGAGTTTCCCGAGACGGCCCGCCTCCTCGCCAAGTACCGCATCAACCCCGGCAATGTGGGCGCCGGGCAGCACCACGACGCCAACTTCGCCACGATGATCGAGGTGGCCAAGGACTACGGCAAGCCCGTCCGCGTCGGCGTGAACTGGGGCTCGCTCGACCAGCAGGTGCTTGCCCGGTTGATGGACCTCAACGCCCGGCAGGGGAGCCCCAAAAGCGGCACTGACGTGATGATCGACGCGATGGTGACCTCGGCCCTGGAGAGCGCCGCCTACGCCGAGAAGTTGGGCCTGCCCCACGACCGGATCATCATCTCCGTCAAGGTCAGCTCCGCCCCCGAGTTGTGGAAGGTGTACCGCCAGCTCGCCGCGCTCTGCGACTACCCCCTGCACCTCGGCCTCACCGAGGCGGGCATGGGCATGAAGGGCATGGTCGCCTCCAGCGTGGCCCTTGCGCCCCTCCTCGTGGACGGCATCGGCGACACCATCCGCGTCTCGCTGACGCCCGAGCCCGGCGCCCCCCGCAAGCTGGAGGTCGAGGTCGCGCAGCAGATCCTCCAGAGCCTTGGCCTGCGCCAGTTCCTCCCCCAGGTGAC
It contains:
- the ispG gene encoding flavodoxin-dependent (E)-4-hydroxy-3-methylbut-2-enyl-diphosphate synthase is translated as MTARRQTVTAWVGNVPIGSAHPIVVQSMTNTDTADAEATAIQVAQLARAGSEVVRVTVNTREAAAALPEIVARLHEVGIDVPIVGDFHYNGHILLREFPETARLLAKYRINPGNVGAGQHHDANFATMIEVAKDYGKPVRVGVNWGSLDQQVLARLMDLNARQGSPKSGTDVMIDAMVTSALESAAYAEKLGLPHDRIIISVKVSSAPELWKVYRQLAALCDYPLHLGLTEAGMGMKGMVASSVALAPLLVDGIGDTIRVSLTPEPGAPRKLEVEVAQQILQSLGLRQFLPQVTSCPGCGRTTSTFFQHLAQQIQDHIRDAMPEWKAKYPGVEEMQVAVMGCIVNGPGESKHANIGISLPGTGEDPRAPVYQDGKLLTTLKGPRIVEDFKELLERYVEERYGRERAGV